GATTGGCGTTATCCTATTCAAGAAGCGAGACAAGATGGGATTACCAAAGCTGTCCAAGGGAATCTCGATCCTTCTTTATTACTTGCCCCTTGGTCAGTAATTGAAGAAAGAGCTAAAGCTATTCTTGATGAGGGGTTAAAGCAGCCAGGTTTTATTTTTAATTTAGGTCACGGCGTCTTTCCAGAAGTCTCTCCAGAAACATTGAAAAAACTGACAAAATTTGTACATGCGTATTCAAAAGAGCAACTTGCTATAACAAATTAAGTGAAGGATGATCAACATGACAAAAACGTTAGGACTTTTAGTAATGGCTTACGGCACGCCACGAAAAATGGAGGAGATCGAACCGTACTATACCCATATTAGAGGTGGAAGAAAGCCGTCTCAGGAACAGCTTGATGATTTAACAGACAGGTATCAAGCCATCGGTGGTATTTCTCCTTTAGCTGACATTACAAATGATCAGACCAAGAAACTGGAAGAAGAGCTTAATCGCCGATACAAAGAAAGAGGGGTGCAATTTAAAACGTATCAAGGATTAAAGCACATTGACCCGTTTGTTGAGGAAGCCGTTCATGATATGACTAAAGATGGTATTAAAGAAGCGGTTAGTGTCGTACTTGCTCCGCACTACTCTTCTTACAGCGTGAAGTCATATAATGGACGTGCGAAAGAAGAAGCAGAATCAATCGGTGGTCCGAGAATTACAAGTGTAGATAGCTGGTACGATGAGCCAAAATTCATCGATTATTGGGCTGAGCAAATTGTTAAAACACGTACCACTATGACTGAAGAAGAAAAAGAGCACCATGTCGTTATTTTTTCTGCCCACAGCTTACCAGAAAAAATACTTAAAAATAATGATCCGTATCCAGATCAATTAAAAGAAACAGCTCGACTTATCGCTGAAAAAGCGAACATTAAAAACTATGAAATTGGTTGGCAAAGTGAAGGTAACACACCAGATCCATGGATTGGACCTGATGTGCAAGATTTAACACGGGACCTCCATGAAAAAGAAGGGTACAAAGCTTACATGTATTGTCCAGTAGGATTTATTGCCGACCATTTGGAAGTCTTATACGATAATGATTATGAATGTAAAGTGGTAACTGACGAAGTGGGAGCTGGTTACTATCGTCCAGAGATGCCAAATGCGAAGCCAGAATTCATTCAAGCTCTAGCTACAGTTATTGAGAAAACATTAAAGGGATGATAACTCATGACTAAAC
The Salipaludibacillus sp. LMS25 DNA segment above includes these coding regions:
- the hemH gene encoding ferrochelatase — encoded protein: MTKTLGLLVMAYGTPRKMEEIEPYYTHIRGGRKPSQEQLDDLTDRYQAIGGISPLADITNDQTKKLEEELNRRYKERGVQFKTYQGLKHIDPFVEEAVHDMTKDGIKEAVSVVLAPHYSSYSVKSYNGRAKEEAESIGGPRITSVDSWYDEPKFIDYWAEQIVKTRTTMTEEEKEHHVVIFSAHSLPEKILKNNDPYPDQLKETARLIAEKANIKNYEIGWQSEGNTPDPWIGPDVQDLTRDLHEKEGYKAYMYCPVGFIADHLEVLYDNDYECKVVTDEVGAGYYRPEMPNAKPEFIQALATVIEKTLKG